Within the Papaver somniferum cultivar HN1 unplaced genomic scaffold, ASM357369v1 unplaced-scaffold_22, whole genome shotgun sequence genome, the region ATTTTTTTTGGGAATTGAGGTAATTCAACAAGGTGGTGCAATCATACTCAGTCAGCGCAAGTATATTGCTGATTTGCTTAAACGTACAACAATGGATGGTGCAAAGCCTGTCTGTACTCCTCTTGCAGCCAATACAAAGATACTACGAGTCGGCAGCAACAAGTTTGATAATCCAACCATGTACAGAAGTGTTGTAGGAGCTCTTCAGTACCTTCATCTTACTCGACCAGATATTGTTGTTGCAGTTGCAAAAGTTTGCCAATATATGCATGATCCATACGAGGAACATTGGGAATTAGTGAAGAGAATTCTTCGTTATCTGAAACACACAGTTGAATATGGTCTGGCAATACGAAAATCAATTGATTTATCACTACATGCTTATTATGATAGCGACTGGGCAGGCAATTTAGATGACAGAAGGTCAACAAGTGGATATTGTATCTACTTTGGTGGCAATTTGATATCATGGAGTGCAAGGAAACAACGCACTGTGTCTAAATCAAGCAGTGAAGCTGAGTATCGAGGCATTGCAATAGCTACATAAGAACTGGTATGGATTCAGTCATTGCTCAAGGAACTAGGAATTCCTGTGTCTACTCCTTCTTTATGGTGCGACAACCTTGGAGCAACATATCTTACAGTCAATCCGGTGTTTCATGCACGTACTAAACACATAGAAATTGACTACCATTTTTTCAGAGAAAGAGTGACTAGCAAACAATTAGAAGTCAAGTTCATTTCTTCTAAAGATCAAAGGCATGATTTGTGGAATATTTCTGTTATTCTCATTCATGTAATATCTGCTCTATTTAGAGTAATGTAGCTTGTATAAATAAGATAATTCTCCACCAAGATAAGTGTGGAAGATTTCACCAAAAATTTCTTCCCCACTCAACAGACCTTCTATTACCCATTAAACCTGAGTCACTTGTCATTAGCTTGGCTATAGTTTCTGCCCGACTTTGTTgaagtcttctttttttttttaaataaacaaataaaagtgTTGAAGTTTTTTCCATTAATGAAGATATCTTCTTCTGGATGATATTATCCACTAGTTTTTTTACATGCACGTTCTGTCACTCTTGTCGCGTTCTTTCAACATTTTACTATAAATACGTGCATCCAACTTCAGAAGGGAACACACAATTTCAAGAAACCTAATAATTTCTCATTTTGCTTTCTATTTTCAAAAGCCAGTCCATAAGCTCCTTCACATAGCAATGGCATCCACTAAGAACTTGCTCTCTGTGCTATTGATGGCTTTTGTCCTCATGGCTGTAGTAAGTGAATTTGCAAATGCAAGTTCAATAACGGTATATCGTTTAGGAGGTTGCGGCGGCGAAAGTCAAACATATAGTAATTGTGGATGCACAAACCTTTTATATATGGGTGGTTACTCATTTTCTTACACTGGTCAAACTGCTAGAATGTACAACACCGGGAATTGTCTTGGTGGGGGTGTTTTTACTCTCACCGGTAATGCTCGTATGTGCAGCCCTGTTGGATGGAGGAGTATTAACATCCAGTGTTAAGTATTCAACTGTGAGCTGGATGTCTCTACTATGAGACTGACATTATCTATGTGTGGGCGTTGCAAGTATACTTCTGTGTGGTGATGATAACTATATCATTACATGTTtcctaaataaaaataaaagtcttATGTAACTTAAATAAATTGGGGTATGACCCGTGCATTAAAGATAATCTCTGGGTTGTTGTTATTGCAGACTGTTGCTTTCTTAATGCGTTCGATGTTTGTCCAATAATAATAAACTTATCTTTTATATTTGATGTGGGTTAAGAGTTATAGTTCTTCCTCCGTCctaaattagatgagctagttgcttttaaattttgtcccataatAGATGAGCTATTGCACTAATCAAGCGGGTATTTCTAAAACTAATTTTTTAGTTGATTATTGTTaccataagaaatatgtataatttgatagcaaTGTTTATATTCACAAAAAACattgcttttcaacggtataaagttcaCAAAAAAccatggtatagtttaagagatatgtcatttctaagttttactagttatcATCCATAAgagtataattataaaaaaaacatACTCTTTGTCCCTCATTgctttaagaattgtgcaaactacaactagcttATCTAAtttgggacagagggagtatatttttattttgtaatttattGTTTCAACATTTTTTCCCATAATACCCATCAAATGTAATCTGGTAACTCGGCTTTCATGTTGCCTTCTATATTGACATAGTTAGGGAAACTTGACTATGCAATGACCTACAGCGCTAGACGTACATATTATTGACTGCACTCATGGGTCATGGTTGATTGCTTATGAAGAACGTCAATTTTTGATCGAGGTAGTGATGATTTCTCGGTTAGCCACCCTAATAAAACAGTTAAGCTTAGTAGAagaattcttcctttttctccagTTCGTTCCCAGTATCATTTGTCATTTAGGAAGTAGGGTGAGCAAATAGCAGGTTATTCGATTTATCACATAAAAGTATAACTGAGTTGTATTCATTGGGATGTATTATCCGCCGCGACCCTTTGTTAAGGTAGTTGTTTGCTAGTTTTAAAGAACAAAAATTCTTAACAAAGAATGCAAAAAACCGCCCCAAAAAACCGCCAGACACAGAATAAACGCTAAGACGGGACCCGTTGTTGTCCTTCGCGGTGCCCACTGGGACCCACCAAAAAAGTTGTGAGATAAAAAGGAGATTCGGTTTTTGCGTGGTTCAGAATCTCGATCCGTCCAGAAACACTGTTTAAAGAATTGCTTTTTATTAAGTTATATTGATCATTTTGCTGCtatcttttttttattgttgttgatatggaaaaaaaaagtaataacCGGGTGTTTGGATGGGTAATACGTTTGCTGCCGAAATCATTATTTTAATTAAGCATATCCTTATCGTAGCTGTTTGGAGGTGTGATAAAGGAACTTTCAAGTTTGTTAGCCCTATACAAATCAATAACTGCGAAATTCTTATGAGTTTCTAATCTGACTTTTGAGgtttttgtaattaatttctcttttcaaataaaataaaagaaagtagAGTACTATGGGGTGATAGAGcttcaaactcatgcaaatatGATTATTTACTTACTATGTTTCTGGGGTTACTTCTTGGAGATAAAGCTTTGGAACTAGAAAGTGGGATGGATTAGtccataatcaataaaattaagcatATTCGTGTatgatattttcttctttataaatCAACGAAAATCTCATGTCGTCATCCATAATCAATGAaaaaaatgcttcaaaaaaaaaaatcaatgaaaacCGTCAATATTGATGCCGGATTTCAACTCATGGCCAATGGTATTCAGATAAAATATTTCTGTAATCTCCATCATATTCAAAATATTGAAATAAAGAAGTGACATAAATTAATACACTGGGGTTTTGAAACATCAGCTGCCTAAGTATAATTAATATTTATTAATGCAAAACTTCTAGATAACAGAGAGTTGAATGCTAGAATTAGCATTTCTGTAACAAAGAGTTGAATTCTTGAATTAGCATTTCTGTTAATCAAGTGTATATACTTATGTCCAGAATAGTTCTCTTCTTTATTACAGTTCAAGGTTTCACCTCCCCGATAGCTTTTAATTTTTGTCTCTCACCATTCAAAGCTACATGAATGTGCAACTCCCGCATTCATATACAGACAGGCGGGAGCTCATACCCTTGGCCTTTAGCTTAGCAACATCCTTCATGATACCTATCTGTCGCTTCTAATGGGACGACCAAAATCTAAAATTCCACTTTATATGTGTAACAGAGGGAGTATTAGACACATAGATTGATCGACACAATATTTGTGAGCCTAAGTGATTCTACGTAATAAGTCTCGCAAACATTGCCACAACCATGGTATCACTGCCACTACAAAAAACCCAAACCTTGCTCCCACCACCCCTCCCACACACACACACCCCCACCCCCACACCCACACCCCTGCAGGCAGATGGCACAGTTGAAACCGAAAGAATCTAAGATCAAATCGGATATCAGAAGTGAACCTTAGTCGATAAACGGTCCTCTTTGTTTTTTGTCTTTCGTGTTTTTGGTTGGAAAAGATTAGACTCTGTGTTACTTCATCAAGGCTAAGACACTGCACGATATGTTTGTCCTATAATAAACGTACCGTTACTATATTTGATGCTGGGTTCATATATTTAATCTGTAATATTATTGGTTCAACATTTTGCACTCGTAATTCTCATCTACCGTAATATGGTAACTCGGCTTGCATGATACACCATGTTGCAGTCTTTTGCTTTCTCGGATACTCCAAATATGATACTTCTTCACAATCTGCAAACCTTTATGAATACTTCTCCAAATTCATGATCCATTGGCAGAAACATCTTCACTGAGAGGTCGGTCtcggttaaatccgcggattacgggccaaatgctcacccctaattaAGTGTACCCTCTAGGTTTCAGGCCCATAAGTCTAATTTATGAAcaattttttggggactactcaaaaaatggGGAGACTACTCTCAATTTTTTGGGTGGTTATTGGTAGTAATTTCCAATCACCccttatctgatttttttttttttaaatacctaCTTACCCttaatgattaacttagttagtgtgatgattagttagtgttagtgTTGTGATTAGTAACTCATTAATCAGTGATTAGTGAGTTATACGATTGTTTTGTTATAACACTATTATTGAGagataagaagatgaagaaggaaataggaagaagaagatgggtgaacccaaaaaatgtttttttgagtttagtaattatgatttgagtgattcatgtgatgatacATTAGAATCAGAATCAGAACCCACTTCACCTCATTGTGTATTTGTcaatacttataatgatccaaatatgagttatttgttagatgatgaaaacTTTTTTCCCCAATCTCAAGCTAACCAAACAAATGATGGATTTCATCATCCACAACCTGAAGATGAAGctatgggtactcaggtatgcctcatatttagttaatgtagcttgaattgtgcAAGAATTTgaccaaactcaaaatttctgGAAAAAATTAGGTGAGGTCAACCTAGTTTGGTTACCAAATTTAGCTAGCGAGGTAACCGAACCGTTCTTAATGTGCAGTTCGGTTACTAAATTGAGCAGAcgcaagtaaccgaactacatgttaatggtggttttttaggGTTCGGTTACAGTGTATTGTTCGGTTGAGTCTATATCAACACTTTTGATACCGAACTTTCTGTTCGGTAAGGTCgcataaaaatataaaacaactTTTCTAACCGAATATTTTAGTTCAGTTTAGTCGATTTTTTCAGTTTCATTGCCCAACTTGTACATAGAAAATCTAAAGATCAAGTTCGGTAAGGCCCCAATTTATTTCTGTAAACTACACTACCGAACTTTTTGTTCGGTAGGCTCGATAAAAAAATTTACATTACCGAACTTGTAAGGAATTTTTTTATGGTATTGACATTGTGCTATTACTTGTAGGTTCCATGTGATCCAATAGAacgaatggaaaaccaaccttccccagttggtattttgtacgatgacacatcccatcactacatgACTGACTTGGTATTCCCAAATCTGGAAGATGCAAAGAGTTGGGCTAGAAAACATGCACAAAAATACATGTGTGTATTAgtattgaatgggagagaaagcaaaaatcggtttgaaatggtttgtgagagaagcggtgatcccgataaaatccacaagaggaagggttatgtttataaaggaatgacaaataggaagaacaaaactttctcaaagaagattaattGCCCATTTAAGCTTGCATTTAATTACAACGAAGATAAGGGTGGATGGGTTCTCTACAGGGTTATGCaaggttgtcataatcatcctcGTCTGGAAcatcttgaaggacatttcatgACGGCAAAGCTAACTCCTAAAGAGATGGACAAGGTAGCTAAAATGAGGACAATGGGTATTTCGCCGGTTCAAATGATCCAAATACTAAAGGATgataacaaggataaccactcatctttgtccacaatttacaatgcaattgagataattagaaggaaggaatggagagatagacaagtaatgcaacaattatttttcttggcccaagagaaaaactacgcggttcaaaaTGATGTGGATTCGGAAGGAGATATAATACAACTCTTTATTGCGCATCCGACGAGTGTTCAATTggatcaatgctttcatcaagttctaataatggattgcacttataagATGAACAAGTACGAGATtccattgttgaatattgttgggcatacttcgacgaagtcaccgtttaccgtagCGTTTTGTTTCTTAAGAGATGAGCAAGAAACTAGTTTCACTTGGGCACTAAAACAAGTTAAGGTAATCTTCCGTGGTGATGATATTCCCGGGGTTATAGTGACGGATAATGATGTCGTATTGATGAATGGAATAGAGGAAGTGTTCCCactagcacataatatgctttgtacgttccatatatggtgtaattttatgaataggtgcaagccaataatttgtccacccaaGAAAATAGGATATGAAGAAATTAAGATGCTACCGGAAAAAGATCGAATTGATGCAAAGGAGAAAGTTGAAGAACAATACGATATAAATTACGCTAAATGAGTTGCATTCAATGGTGAATGGGAATCATTGTGTTGGTCCCTTACCGAGAAAGAGTATTTTCTAAATCTTGCGGAGTTTATCGCCCATTGGGATACTCCCGAATACCCCGTTGTTGTATCGTATGTTCTTCGCCAATGGTTGGAaccacacaaagagaggtttgtttatgcctataccaaccaatataaacactttggaaatcaagcgacaagtttagTAGAGTCGgatcaccaccggttgaagaagaatctctttggatgtgttgataacttcgtaaccgtgtggaatgctatggaaaattatttcaagcgtgacattgatagaattaaagagaagttccaaaaaagccgTATATTCAAAATGAACGTAAAATATGCCGACCACCCATTATTCAAGGGGATCCATTACAACGTATCTCGGCAatgtatgaagttgttgattatagaagtcgagttgattgataagtgggaaaccaaggcggatgaggtgtgtgtatgtaacatgaagaagtctatgggactcccttgtcgtCATATGATAATCAACTACGAGCATGGCGtaatccctttaagcgatattgatccattttggaagcatctaAGTTTCATCCCGTTTGGTGATAATGAGATGGGTAGAACCGTACTAGAGATGTATCGTGGCATGAACAacctccaaaaaaaaaacttttgggatgacatgaggAAAAATATATATCCAAAAACGCAAGAGAATGTCTATGAACCGTCAAAAGGAAAATCGAAAGGTAGACCAAGCAAGAAAGAAACTAAAAAGCAACTacgagaatatgcaaaggtgttacgTAAGAATAAAAGTGAGCAAAACGCAAATACTAGAGATTCTTGTGGCCATGAATATACCGCGGAAATGTACTTGGAGAAAACCAAGAAACGGGGTAGGAGTATTGAGGAGAAAGGATAAACAAGTGAGCGAGATTTAAGAAAAAGGGTCTGATGTGTCCATCACAACCAATCCAACCATCTTCCGGCGACGTGAAGCTTAAGTCTCCAATGTGCCCCATCCAACCATCTTCCCTAGACGTAAAGCTTGAGGCTCCAAATAAAGACTATTTGAATGAACTACCTTTATACATTAGAGAATACgttatatccaccgacgacgttcCTCCGAATggtgattttggttttcatgttgtcaatcaacaacttaggcctttcatcgaaggttcCAAGAGAAACAATGGGTGTGCAACCACTCATATAAGGCAAAGGTTCTTGTccaaactaaaggagaatccggccctttacaagacaatgttgtgcGATGGATAGGGTACTCCCAATGAGAAATTTTTTAGGTATCAAATTCCTCTTCATGGGGCCCATCCGATGATATCGGATTATTGGATGAGCATGCCTATATGTGGACACTTAATCGCCGAGGCATTTAATTGTGTGGTtcattatttctcaaaatatactAGTCTCACCTTCCCCCCGAAAACAATTGTATGTGTCGAGCAACTAAAACGAAGGAGATGTGTGATGGCATTGATTAGCAACAACCACTTTATAGGACTCCAGTTAAAACCCGATTGTCCATTGCCTCCAATATATGGTACCTCTTATTGGCCTGCATTTAATCCGGATAGAATGTTGGGTTGGTGTATCATGTATGAGcctaacatggagatgtggaatgCTTTGAAGAAGTCAGAAGAAATTGTACATGAAGGTCAAATTTCACTTGAGGATGATTAAATGACACATGTAATGTAATGGAACTAAGTATGCTTATCAATGGAATACTATGTTTTTTGGAAAGTGGtattaatatttgagaaaatgTTAGTATTTTATGTAGTTTCCAGACACTATTTCGGTTGGAAGATTTTAATACAGAGCTTGTCGAACTTCTTGTTCGGTTAGCTGGCCAAATTTTACCAGCTTACCGAACTCTAGTTCAGAAGCCTAACATTTTAACTGTTGAATTTGACATTGAAGTTCGGTTAGGACTGAAATTACAAGACACTGCCGAACTGTACGAGACATAAGTTCGGTTGACAAATGAAATTACAAGACAATGTCGAACTATACGAGACACAAGTTCGGTTAGGATATGTAATTATAGGACTCTGCCGAACTTTTACATGATAttcatatttgaaatcctttctcttccatcttcgccattcgttTTTTCATGTTAAAATGATTTCTTCGAATCCTTCACCCCCC harbors:
- the LOC113340598 gene encoding antimicrobial peptide 1-like, translating into MASTKNLLSVLLMAFVLMAVVSEFANASSITVYRLGGCGGESQTYSNCGCTNLLYMGGYSFSYTGQTARMYNTGNCLGGGVFTLTGNARMCSPVGWRSINIQC